AACGCGGCCGCCGGCGGGGGGTCTTTGATCTCGTTCCCCGCTCTGCTCCTCGTGGGCTACCCTCCGATACTGGCGAACGTCACCAACAACGTCGCGGCCTGGCCCGGCTACGTGGGCGGGGCGTGGGGCTATCG
Above is a genomic segment from Rubrobacter aplysinae containing:
- a CDS encoding TSUP family transporter, producing the protein MTTLGIADIGIWGALLLVGAGVLSGALNAAAGGGSLISFPALLLVGYPPILANVTNNVAAWPGYVGGAWGYR